The Crassostrea angulata isolate pt1a10 chromosome 1, ASM2561291v2, whole genome shotgun sequence nucleotide sequence CTGTTTGGGTTTCCAACCTAAGTACTTTGAGTAGACCTTCTTCTCCACCACAAGCAATATACCCCTGTTCTCTATTCCATGACACATACCGAAGCTTGGTATTGTTTGGAATAGCAATCTAAGAAACAtcgaaataaaacaacagataAAAATCCTCTAAACATGCATATACTTCTTATATTTAATCATAAGGTTGGACATTTTTTCCtatgattaaatcaaatttgGGGCATCAAACGCACAAGAGGACAATTATGATAATATGTTCCCTAAAGAActataaaaatgaaagaaatagaaatggttgatcatatacatgtattaaatacttATTCAGTCATTGGAACTGTTaatattaaagggacttggacacgatttgagatcaaaaattttatttttattttttatgtataaaatggtttattggtgcattttaaatgattgaccaaaatattaaatgttaaagtcaagttacaagcgagatacagaggtaagagttgatagttatgtaaacaaagcgcgagtcttatagttgtttacataaaatgtaatgtagagaattatcatttcttagacaaaatgacatgtaaaaaacaatttaaacttattcaatatcttcttaaatactattatcaacaaaagaaagttacatttgatgaaaatttacaccaatacaacaaatatgtaaaaaatgacaatattcgagttttgtttacaaaacaaagaattataaactctgtatcttgcttataacttgatatttgagtttcaaattttgacatagcattataaacttatagatttatcattattaacattgaaaatggaaaaataaaatttgaaaattttaagtcaaatcgtgtccaagtctctttaacaaataaatattgtgcAGCTTCATTGGCAACAGCCTACTTGAACCCAAATCTGCTAGAATTAGCACTTTGAAACAATCAgtatgtaatgaaaaaaagttaCCTTCTTGCTTAAGTAGACAAACATTATGGCTTTATTTCTGTTCCTCTAGatataatctttaaaattgCTTTTTCAGTTGTACCCTGGCACATCTGCCTTACTTCGACGCCATTACATTGGAATGCGAGATTTTGACGAGACTGTCCCGAGCATTGCAGGGAACTTTGGGTAATCTTCCTTTCCGACAACGTGCTCGACAGGTAAGGACGGCAACATTTTTTCTCCGATGAAATTTGTATATTCAAGCAATAAATTTCTAAATTGCTGTTTTATTAAATGGTCACATTAacgatatttttatttaaaggtGTAAGTCGTCATCAGATAGCACAATGGCACCTCAAAAGAAAAcggtaaggttttttttttcggaaaagggggggggggttatgtgtgtgtgtgtgtgttcggGGGGAGGTctcataaagatattttttaatttaatgagtGACGTCAGttatgttcatatttttttttcaaattggcAGTAATTCTTGTGCTTAAGGctacaaatgtacattttttatgccatatatatttttgtatgccaTATATTTGTAGAAAAAGAGCATTGAGAACATCAATTCCAGGCTTGCCTTGGTGATGAAATCTGGAAAATATGTTCTCGGATACAGGCAAACTCTGAAAACACTTCGACAAGGCAAGGCTAAAGTGGTCATCATTGCCAACAACACTCCTCCTCTCAGGTATTGTCATCTGAAAATTTCGAGAGTTGAtacatttttgatacatttttcatCTGATTTTTGGCTTCGGAGTCGAGAAGATGAAGATGAAGTCAATAGGTTTTAAAGTTCACTCTTCCATGAGAATGGGGACTGAACTTTCTTCTGATCAAAATCTGTATGTTGTCATCACCAAGGTATtgattgtatattatatatacaataaaatatgttcaaaccaaaccaaggtattgaaatttttacttgGCTATTTTAGTCCATGCAAATTTTGGTAGTTTGGTCAGACCAATTTACACTTTTCAAAAAGTTAGTTGAGCCTTTTCCGTATGTGCGGACATTccaaaggaggggggggggggttcaatattcATTATGCTACCATATATTTGGTTGTATCTTTATTTGAATTAATctttcaatttacatgtatgtgtatccAAGTTCATACAGTAGCAAGTAAAATACAAGGCTGAAATTTTCGTAAAGAATGGATTCGATCAATTATTCTCAGGGGTTAATATCTTCTTCACAAATATTGCTATCAAAAGGCTCTTTTTTGGGGAAATGCTCAGAACACGACTAAGATGGGTTTGTCCTGCATTGAAGTCTGATTTTTCAGGTGAACCATGTGGACTAGTTTCTGTGTCATTTACATGTCAGTTTACAAACGAAGCAAGATTCTTTAGGTTATTTGAATTTCAGAGCTGAATtttcaaaggtaaaatatatGTGTCCTGAGATATTGATGTATTCATTatcaaaatgtaattttatttttaaaaaaaaaaggacttCTGTGTGTTTGTTTTATGTGTACAATTTCGCATTTATACTGCCACAGTGTATAGTTTAGTTTAGATAAACTTAATGAACCAACTATTTTAGGAAAAGTGAGATTGAGTACTATGCCATGTTGGCCAAGACTGGAGTCCATCATTACACAGGAAACAACATTGAGTTGGGAACTGCCTGTGGTAAATACTTCAGGGTCTGCACACTGAGCATTACTGATCCAGGTTAGTTGTGGCTCCTCAGGCAGCTTCTGAATATTGAGCTATTTGATGCAATTTTATTATGTACACACATAATTGTAccaaaaaaagtgaaaattgaaatatgattttagtGGTTTGTAatgaaatacattattattgTGGTTTTTTTACAGGTGATTCTGACATCATCAGGAGCATGCCCTCAACAGAAGGTGGACAGTAATGTAATTCAgctaaaataaaatctttttagttgattaaagttttgttattttattatttaaaagtatCAAAACTTGATAGCCAATTGTGGCTCCATCGTCACCTAGCTGAGTAAGTCTGATAACATTAAAAAGTAACTAGacacagggttgtctctaaaaattaaaGAAGGAAGAAATAAAGAAAGTAGAAGGGGGCTGGGggtctagcttatagctagattgtgtttgaaatgcaaaaatagctGGGTAATTACATCACTTCAGGTGAGGGAATTCCCTGCCCCTCTAAGTCTTGGATACAACCCTGTAGACATCATTGAGATCatgatggtgaccatctcaaagggccccaCTTAAACAGTTGACGATAGGACATTaagaatttcagagaattttgctttgaccttttCCTTTAACTTAGAtattttccagctggcatagaactttaaatttaaataatctATAGTCTTCAACTGATTATAAAGAGACCTCCTTTGAGCTTCACATTTACtttgttcaaggtcactgcacgccattaaccgaAAAGCTCCGTTTAAGTGTTAGCCTAAAAGGGCAACATagagagtatatatatgctctaaAAAACAGGAATTTTGTTTGATCTGATATGACACTTGATCAACTAACATCATTCAAAGTCACTGCATAccttttgatcaaaggcatcatgtgggtgatgTATGAGCCAGGTTGGAGTGAAGGAATAGTAGATATGCTTTGAataaggatttttcatataattctgctatgacctttaAATTTGACCTAGTaaattggttcaaggtcactacacacccgtTATTTAGAAGctctgtttatgtgaagtaaTAGCCAAATAGGGCAAAGTGGAAAGCATAAATAtactctgaatttttttttgcatggtctgatatgaccttgacctacaaacttcattcaaggtCAGTGCACACTCTTTGATCATAGACACCCTGTGAGTGAAGTGTGAGCAAGATtggaccaaggggagagaagatatgctaaAGACATGgattttatgtataattttgctatgaccttaacctttgaCCTAGATACATCTATCAAGGTCACTGCAGACCCTTTACCTAAAgactctgtgggtgaagtatgagccagattggaccaagaggagagaagatatgctccagaCAAAAGTTCCTCTGACGAACAGactgattactatagggcacctgCAGAGCAGGGCCCTGATAAACTTAAAATTTCATTGTATTAGCTtccaatacatgtagtttcatcAATTATAGTCCAACTGATTACTTCATATAAATTCTCCATCTGATTGTTGCCTATTTTACTAGCTGCGGAACAGTAGTTCCTAGTCAAgacacaggggctcgtcacgaagttttttcaaccttttatatataccacctctatactataaaatagtatagaggtggtatatataaaaggtttgaaaaaacttcgtgacgagcccctgtggtcAAGACATAAAAGAGGTTAAtaagtaaagtaaaattttttttttttgtatgaatgaACTTTAGTTCTATGGCCCAACAACCCGTATTTCCCTATGAGCTACAGTTCTACAGCTTTGCCCATTCCTGatacccaggggtcatgatttagCACACAGATATATCCCATATATTAGCATCTTTCCACAATAATTTCCAACACAGTTGCCCTTGTAATGTTTATTAGGACCCTGCTCTACAGGCACCCTTAagtgatcagtctgtctgtctgtctgtcggaGAATGCTTGTCCGGATGCATATCTTCTTTCCCCATGGAAGAGTTTTTATTGTCAAATGTTGGGGTCAAAGTAAGTAGATCTTGTGTTTAATCCTTGTTATTTCCTAATTTTTCTGCCTTTGGTCCAGATCTTTGTGTCTAATCATTATTATTAATAGAATTATGTGCGTGATGGGTTTTCATACGTACTCGAATGGGTTTCGGGTCACGTGGTCAGGTAATATAAATAGTAGGACCATGCGGTAGCGTGGCACTCTAAGCTCGCTCGCTAGTAGTAGTAGTTAAAATGGCTGCAGATGACATGGAAAGTGTTGATTTTTGGCTGACAGACTGTTGTTTAATATGTGTTtttgtgtataaataaaataacgGCTAGCGAGCAGCGTACCTATGTAGTACTTGTTGGTTTTATTCATTTAgcactttattgttttatattcggACGAACGTAGTGAGGGAGAATATAACATAAATTTACTGCCCCAGGACCCCATCTGCCTTGTGTTTGATGAAAGATAAAGGCAATGACCATTAAATTTCAAGCAGCTGTTTAATATCTTTCATGAGATGTCACCAtcttaaaggggggggggggggggggaatcaactacaaatgtacatgtgtgAAGTAAACTTAATCATTTATCAATACATTTTCTGCATAAGGTTTGGCTATAAAAGCATGGATATAGTCCTGAATAGCTCAGTGATAGAGCTTGGCATTTTGGGAGCAATTCTTATTtccctttccttttttttttttaggcctaccAATAATTTGTTTGTCCATAAAGCAGATCCTATACCATCCTACAACAGATTACATGTCACCTGACTAACTTTTTAACGATAAGGTGACCCAGAATGCAGTTTGATTAAAACacccccttctccttacacttgGCCTGAGTAGTTTAAGGAGAAAAGGGGTGGTCTTAAACTGCTTAGAATGTGATATACTCACCCAAAGTAACATTTGCATGTAACcacatgtattacattttccttctttttttttttttttttgaagattttgtaaAATCATGATTCAAAGTTTGAAAGGTAcatgtgttaaaatttaaaatccatATCAAATACACTGGGCATCAAGGAAGATTATCACAATTTGTTATAATCTCCCTCAATGCACTATGTGGCCAACACACATTTTTAACACTACGACTGTGAGGACAAAGAATGCCTGATTACTTGAAATAAACACAGTAAACCGGTTTCAGTAAacacatttattcattataattccaaaatctttttgaaatatcCACATCTTTTAATATCTGAGGAATAGTAAACAAATATCTAAAGATTTGTAAAGTCTGTTCTTTCCCTGACACACTTGATGTAGATCTTAATAATTTAATGGGGGCGGAGATCGATGTCTGGTCTAGCTGGATCAGGGTACATCCCTCGTTTCTTGAAGTCGATGTGTGGACTGTAAAACTAAAATGGGAAAGCTTCATTTAATCTGGTATCTTTgcaggcttttttttttttatatcaatcaaCTATCATATATCATTAATATAAACAGGAGTTTCAACATGTGACACTAATTATGTTCTTACTTTGTACTGAACAGTCTGAGGCATTTTTTCCCAGGGCTGGGGATTGGCTGTATGCCTCCATCTGAAAAAGGCAAGTTGTTGGgttatatacaagtatattttgGTTGATTACTGTATCAAGTAttggaaaataaaatgcaacaacaagtaaaaaaataatttgagacTGCAAAGTTGTGGGTGGCACTTACGAGACATCTGGTGCTTTGGTGGACAGTCTGTACAAATACCAGGCAGCAAGGGCTCCTCCCAGGAATGTACACGCCCAGATAACCTGCATCTGTGACAAACAAAGTAACCATCAGTTAAGTTGTATTAGCAGATATTTCATAGGGGTACAAAATGGACAAttcaaacaatatacatgtaccgttGCAACCGTAGATATGCATGAAGCCGGAAGCTGTCTTATGTGGTTTGAAATTCATAAGATGGTGATGATAATCGAGTTAGGATTAATCTTATAGATTATTGTGAATGTATCTCAAATTAGATTTAGTGTACTAGAGGGAACAATGAACAAAAGTTAAGACATCTGAATTAATGAATTGGTTTTCTTGTAAGCCTGTGAGCACATTAATAACTATTTACATCAAAGCAGaagaaaatctaaaaatatttatgtatctTTAATGAATCTTGTagtgaaaatatattcattatagGAATGAAAAAAATGCCTTAAAATTTCATTAGCTGGGCTCTTAAAATTTGCTTTAGCtgtaaattcgttatattcgagttttgctgtattgGTGAgcaatatatatgttttaagcCAGAGGCTTTCTTATGTGGTTTGAAATTCATAAGAATTCACACTTGGTAAAAAGTTtcgtattttataaaaattttaaatcatattttataaaaaaacaaaaacaaacaaagctCTGGTATCTATCTGCATTCAAATTACCAGTTTTCCAGTTTTAAAGGTGGTATGGAACACGTACCTGTTGATATTAAAATGGATAAAAGTCAAAATACTTtataacaagaatagaattccagggtccaacgccggtcaagcagtatactagtatcgagtctatcgaccaaggctgatttaggaacttgaccaaggtattagtggtataaacatttggtataaatttaatgaaaatctgtcaaaatttgtaggcatgagagcgcttacaaggtcaatttttggggAAAAACGGAGTCATGATTGTGGCCAAGTCCCATAACACCCACAAAAAGTATCGAACAATGCTGATTtttgaacttgaccaaagtattagtggtataaacatttggtataaatttaatgaaaatctgtca carries:
- the LOC128171779 gene encoding 60S ribosomal protein L30-like, translated to MAPQKKTKKSIENINSRLALVMKSGKYVLGYRQTLKTLRQGKAKVVIIANNTPPLRKSEIEYYAMLAKTGVHHYTGNNIELGTACGKYFRVCTLSITDPGDSDIIRSMPSTEGGQ
- the LOC128155229 gene encoding cytochrome c oxidase subunit NDUFA4-like, with the protein product MHLDMNKLSPENWMYGMRWREIKHHKGMQVIWACTFLGGALAAWYLYRLSTKAPDVSWRHTANPQPWEKMPQTVQYKFYSPHIDFKKRGMYPDPARPDIDLRPH